Part of the Chanos chanos chromosome 5, fChaCha1.1, whole genome shotgun sequence genome, ACCGGTATTTCTCTGTGACTCGACCCCTCACTTACCGGGCAAAACGGACCACAAAGAGAGCCATGACCATGATCGGTTTGGCCTGGTCCATCTCCTTCGTGCTGTGGGCTCCAGCGATCCTGTTCTGGCAGTTTTTTGTTGGGAAACGTACGGTGCCAGAGGGCGAGTGTTTCATCCAGTTCCTTTCCGAGCCCATCATCACCTTTTGCACGGCGATTGCGGCCTTCTATCTTCCTGTAACCATCATGACTGTGCTCTACTGGAGGATCTACAAGGAAACAGAGAATCGCTCCAAAGACTTGGCTGGTTTGAGGGGCTCGGGGAACCAGGGCAAGCAAGACAGCCTTGAAGAGACCAGCGTCATGGTCCCCCAGACAGGAAGCTCCCGCAGTTGCAGCAGCTATCAGTTGAACCAAAGCACAGGCCAGAAGGGCTCAGGGAAGAAAACAAGTCAGTTCCATTTCTGGCCATTTGGTCGAGGCCGGAGTCACACCAGCACAGGAGACACGGAGCACAGCAGCAGCGACAGCTGGAACAACAACGACGCCGGCATCTCCATGGACCAATCagacgaggaggaagaggaagaggcgGGTGAAAGTAGGGCTATCTACTCCATTGTGGTGAACCTTTCGGGGATGAATGCAGGTGCTAACACGATGGATGAAACGAGCATGTCCGAGCAGGTACCCCTGAAACCTGAGGGTCGTAGCACAGAAAGACCATCCAAAAAAGGCTTCGGCAGGACCCCCTCCATGCCTACGCCCACTCAGGAGAGCTCTAACTCCAATGCTGCACTCTCCTCCGTCTGCAAGTCTCCATCCGTACCAATTTCCCTGAAAGACGCCGCCTTAGCCAAACGGTTCACAGCCAAGGCCAAGACACAGATCAGCAAACGGAAGAAGATCTCTCTGGTGAAGGAAAAGAAGGCAGCTCAGACTCTGAGCGCCATCCTCTTCGCCTTCATCATCACATGGACGCCGTACAACATCATGGTCCTGGTGAGCACCTTCTGTAAAGACTGTATACCCCAGGGAATCTGGGCTCTGGGCTACTGGCTGTGCTACGTCAACAGCACAGTCAATCCCATGTGCTATGCACTCTGTAACAAGACATTTCGAGACACTTTCAGAATGATCCTGCTCTGCCAGTGGGaccagaacaaacagaacaaggTGCAGTTCAAACCACAGCCAAGGCCACCAGTAGTTGCCTACCGTAAAAAAGAACCCTTGTAGAACAACAAAAGGCCACCAGGTAATAGGAAAGTGTGTACGGAAAGGAATATATCAGCTCTTTGCTTTTTCTCAGATATGTAAGGGTAAACATGTATTGCCGGCGCTGTTTCTCTCGAAAACGTATGTGTGGAAGATGGCAGTATTTGTGTCTCCATGTAACGATAAGGGACAACAAAGACAATGGTATAAGATAAAAGGGCTGAGAACTTTCAAAAGGGCAAAGACAACCTTGCCACTCACTGGCTCAAACATAAGCCTCACTCTCCCTGTACAAAGAACAAATATAGCCCAAAAGATACAGCTTACTCttcaaacagaaacactgttCCTCTGACTTCAACAGACTGAGCTGAATCAATATTAATAGATATTGTACgttttcagtgtgaaatacTCTTTCTTCAAAGAATGGAGTTTAAGAAAATGGACATTTGTTTTGACTTGAGCCAgaggacttgttttttttgtttttattttcccttgTGCAGTTGTTTATGGTGATCGATTTACACGTGTGGTGGCCGGTGTGTTGGTCTCTTTTGTGACTTTTTGAAGAGACGGTGTTGTCAGCACAGGGCTGTTTTACAAAGCTGCTTATGTATCAACAGTGTGAAGTGGCATTTACCTGATTTAAGATCAGTAAGTACTTTTGTTAATGTCTATGTTATGCAATATTCCATTTATATTGTGTAAATGATTGTTATATTTTTCAAGTGATGTATATTCACAAATTTGAGAAATAGCAAGAAATAAATTTGCAATACagcaaaaaagataaaaaagaaagaaatatgttaGCACTGATATGAAAAGAATGTGTTTCTTACGTAGTTTACTTTCAGTAGTTTACTTTCAGTAGGACATGATCCATCTAACACCCGCCGCTTATCAGCTTGTTTATAGATGaatactgccctctagtgaCTCAAAATTATACAACTTCCAAAGACGCACAATATCTGTATGACGCATGCTAAGGGCATCAAAAACCTCGTAACTCAGTAAAATTAGTTTGATTATATTCAAAAGTTTTTGATACCTATACTCTGTCTGTTATGTACAATTTAAAACTTCATAAAATAAGGTTTAATActaaatcattaaaataaaccTCTGTTATCTCAAAATTATAGTAAAATTGAACACCAAAGTTAACAGTCTAGAGGCTAtgtcacaccaaaaaaacaggagtgtaGGAACTTATTCACAAACTAGCAACAAATTATCGGTAGCAACCCTCAGCAAGCAGACACTAGACAAATATATTGAGTGACTAGATATTATTACATATTCAACTAGTTTACTTCATTTTCCAGTAAGAATATTTGCTTGTTCAGCACCTAattgtgtgtggtggtgtaaAAAACAAGCATTTTCATGCTAAATTGTCTCAGCCTCACTTTTCAGCCATTAAAGATGACCTCTttgcaaaaatacaaaaaatgtaGCTAAAAATGACAGATTCACCAAATGATTGTTGGTTAAGCATGTTCGCCTTAATGGTTATTGTGTATGGCTtagttaaaaacatttttgtgaaaattaTTGCACGTCACTGTCcagcctctttttttgtctcttttaccATCTTATCCAATCAAacactcaccactgactcacagagaacCAGATCCATGGACCTGTTCATGGAACTGAGCTGTGActattttcttttcacagtttcCAATGATTGTACTCACAGAGAGGTGCTTACAAAATTTGCTTTAAATGAGTTGCATATAATAGatattttgatgtatttttaagaaaaatgcagtgtttggttacattttcaaatctgttttgcTCTGATGTAAACAATGTCACTCAGTGAATTTTAATTTTACGTACTGTAGTATGATGGGGACAATTTTTTCCACAGGGACAGATCAAAGTATTTTTTATGTCTGAGTGTATAGTCTTCTTCACTgtgtgaaatgatgttttgatgaATATTGAAGAATTTCTAACATTGCcatatacatacagaaaacCTGCTTATCTATCTTAATGTTGCCTTTTGACACAATCCACCTCCACCCTACATAACTTTATTAGGTCTATAGATGACGGTCCAGTCCACTAGAAAGTAATTTGTTCTGGAATgttgaattaattaaaaatgctttaaaacgTTTAGCTGACAGATTTGACTGGTGGCTTTTGGATTTTAAACAGCTCTTAAAACCAAAAGAATGCTTTTTCTCCATCTTAAAGATATTACATTGACAAAAAAAGTAATGTTCATAAGTAATGTTCTCTAAGTGAGGTTGATGGCATTTGATTAGGGGAGACTGGGGACAATTGTAAcgttttttacattttccctTATAACTCATGGATTACTTCAAATACACCAGTTATCTTTTGATATATGAAACACGTGTATGTGCACAAATGaattaatataattaatatatttttactgAGAAAGACATGACCATAATATTGAATTTAGTGCAAGAAGTCAAGAGTGTTACAGTAACCCCCAAGATGGAGGCAATTGTAAcagacatttgaaaaataagtgACTGTATGTAAAAGCTCTCCCCAAAGTTATCACATTACTGCTATAGTATTTAGTAATGTTAATTAACATTACTTTTCCTTATATGGTCCTCATTCTTTTAGATGTCAGACATTGTATGCATTCAAAGCAAACAATGACATTGACTGGAGCCATCTATCCATCTTAATGAGCTTGAACCTAGGCATACTGTAACGAAACAACCTCCTCTAAGTTCTCTGTTCTAACTTCATGAAATGAGGGTTTCCAGCGAGCAAACTAGTCACAATGTCCTCTTTGCTTTTGCCAGATCTTATAACATCTAACCAATTTGAATCCACTGTAAAGACAAACTGGCAATGAAAAGAACTTTTGCAGAAGTATATTCACACATATCAAATATTCTCTGAACACGTATCAACATGAGTTATCGATTGCAAAAATTGTCTGTTCATTGATGAACTGCTAGATTAGAAAGCGTGTGTAAATGAATTATGTTTATAGTGCTTTTGATTTAACACAGTCTTTTAAAAATTCCAATTTAAATTTAAGTAAGTATGTTCTGGAAACAGGAAagcatgtaaacacagagaaaaatggtgTTTATATTTGGGCATGTGGCTTGGCGGCAATTGTAACAGGTTTACAATTGTCTCTAAGCCATGACGAAATGCTGTATGCTAGCGAGCAGCTAAAATATTACCAAGGgtcattcatgtttatttttcaccaGCAACCTAGAGATAAAATTgatatgtttttacattcacagGCATCAAAACTTaacacagcagaagaaaaatacTGTACATCCAAAAAGTGAAGTTCATTCTTCAAAatcttttgaaaatgtcttCTGAGGAGAAATGACtctgcttctttttctccagAAGCCAGATAACCCCACAGAGCATGTGCAGAGTAAATGTCATCACTCTAGTTTCTGACTGATTTGACGAACTATGTGTGTTACAGTTGTCCCTTGTTACAATAGCCCCAGTCTCCTTATACATGGGAAACATTTGCTTGCTCCTGAGAAGATCAATTAAAAAGAGTGAGATCTTTATCTCAGCAGAATCAAAAATAGTGATTGAAATGTTTGTAAGATTTTAATCCCATTTTGTATCAGGGGGTTtgaagaggggagggggtatTTTGCTAAATATATAGATGACTAAATTTTGGTTAATGTTAAACTTTAGGGAGTGAGGGGGTTGCTTAATCTTTTGCATGTTGATTTTATAATATGATTTTTCTCCCGGCTGTACTTGCCTTATTAATGGATGATTAGTTTGCAGGTGGAAAGAGATGATGTTTCTgcttcacaaaaaaataaagtctcGAACTGTGAAGTATGTAATTCAATGTTGTATCACAaactttgtgtgtctttgtacatAGTAACAGACTCACATTGCAATTGCTTTGTAAGAATTTCTATTTCTTGTTGGGTCAATCTTTACATTAACTGCTGATTATCTAATgttaattaatattttttaaaataatattaaactTTGAACAAGATATGAACTACTGTATTTGTAAATCTTTGATCACATTCAATGAACAATTAAAAACTGCATTTAAGCAATgcagttattttcattttggtgAATTTACCATTCTTGAGTtgttatatatttcttttttttaccagcaAGTGTAACATAAGATGTAATATACAAGGAAGTGTACAATTCACCAAAAAGAATCttgattattattttacattgctttcattttattgCTGTGGAAATCAACTGTTCATTGACTATGAAAACAGGAGTTCATGACTTGTTCATATATACAAAGGTATTAGTTCATGTTAGCTAGTCCACACTCAATATGAAGTGTTACCTCTCGATGGATTGTTGTTGcagttcatttttctcattaaatcTTTACGATTGATTCCCTCACATTTTGTGGATTTTCTCTCATAAAATGAACATCACAATTTAACCACTAGATGTCAGTACAGTGCAATAGCGACACTAATGTTGAGCGTCATGAAAAAGGAAACATGAGAGCATGCCACTAGATGTGTGACTGGAGCAGAAAATGGGGGGAGGTGGGAGAAAAGTGAGACGTCCATTAATCACTGAACcttcacaaaatacacaatgGAGAACCGGTGCCAGCAGAGCAACCAATACACATTTCACAGTACAAGGTTTAACTCTGgagtgttatgtgtgtgtgtgtgtgtgtgtgtgtgtgtgtgtgtgtgtgtgtgtgtgtgtgtgtgtttgtgtatgtgtctttgtgtgtgtgtgtgtgtgtgtgtgtgtgtgtgtgtgtctgtgtctgtgtctggagaCTGGAGCAAGAGTTCGGCCCAAACATATTAGTTGGTATTCCTGTACCCACAAATGCCATTGATCAGTTTGACCGACCACTAACCCTGATATTAACCTAGAGCAGACTGTGGTCTGTTGACCACTGATGTATTTACACCTGGGTGGTTGGGTTACAACCCTGTTCAGCCTGCAGGGACTAGACTAAGTCCTCCACACTCTGAGCACAAAGTGTCTGATTAAACCCAGTATGGTATGAATATAGGCTACATCCTCTCCTATGCCATTCACATCTCTCCTTTCAGCTCTTTATGGAGGGAATACACTGTTGAACTGTATAAATGATTGACAacattttgtcagtgttgtctGAACAATTCAGCTTGTAATGAAGAAACTGCTTTTGGATGTGATTGCTTCAACTGACAAACACTCTTAGCGCAAAATACTGATCACTTCAAAGTTGCGTTTTAATTCAGAGCTAGAACATGTGATATGGAGCCTGTGATTACCTGTGGTGAAAAAGTTTAATTACAACTACCCTGCAGTTTTTAGGCACTGTATGATGCCACCAATTTATCAGCAACCATTTCTATTTTCACTCCACTTTTTAATATGCTATGGTTTCTCACATTGGTGTACATATTCAATCCAAATCTTGTATTTGTCTAATCCTTCAAAGTATATGCTGAAAGTAACTTATCTCAATTGGTGTTTTTGTATCAGAAGTTCTGACCTTTTTTCATTGCTGTCCaattgtcttttctgtgttctgtcacAATTCAGGGACTGAGTTGTGTTGCCATGCTGCgttgttgctattgttgttttttgttcctgGCTGTCCATCTGGATTGTTTGAGTTCTGTCATAGATCAGGGGCAGATCCAACCTCTCTGCTGCCTCTACAGACAGAATTAATGGTGTAACTgtctgtttgggggaaaaagaTGAACACCTCACTGTTATTATGACAATATCCCTGGCACAGCTGTAGGTGAACATCCATCAGAGTGGGTGGAGATGTCAGTTctgcacggtggcacagtgggtagcgctgccACCTGACAGCAAGAAAGTCCTGGGTTTGACTGCCggccaggggggtatttcagaaagcgggtttagcaaacactcagagttagttaactcagagaaagtagtaaatcTCCTGACAGGAGAgacctatggctttgtttttccaGGAAAATGTCCCCTGCGgacagggtcctttctgtgcggagtttgtatgttctccccgtgtATGCGTGGGTTTGtgtcctcccacagtccaaagacatgtgagtcaggcgaattggagatactaaattgcctaAATggaatgtgtgcgtgaatgtgtttgcctgtgtgtctgccctgcaacctgtccaaggtgtttccc contains:
- the chrm3b gene encoding muscarinic acetylcholine receptor M3; this encodes MNLTSSADPGMFLTNISPGMRASPETAILTPNLWPEMTGRPDNDSLFGQSANMSGSHNVYDPLGGHKIWQVVLIVFLTGLLSLVTIIGNILVLVSFKVNKQLKTVNNYYLLSLAYADLIIGVLSMNLYTTYIIMGKWALGNWACDLWLAIDYVASNASVMNLLVISFDRYFSVTRPLTYRAKRTTKRAMTMIGLAWSISFVLWAPAILFWQFFVGKRTVPEGECFIQFLSEPIITFCTAIAAFYLPVTIMTVLYWRIYKETENRSKDLAGLRGSGNQGKQDSLEETSVMVPQTGSSRSCSSYQLNQSTGQKGSGKKTSQFHFWPFGRGRSHTSTGDTEHSSSDSWNNNDAGISMDQSDEEEEEEAGESRAIYSIVVNLSGMNAGANTMDETSMSEQVPLKPEGRSTERPSKKGFGRTPSMPTPTQESSNSNAALSSVCKSPSVPISLKDAALAKRFTAKAKTQISKRKKISLVKEKKAAQTLSAILFAFIITWTPYNIMVLVSTFCKDCIPQGIWALGYWLCYVNSTVNPMCYALCNKTFRDTFRMILLCQWDQNKQNKVQFKPQPRPPVVAYRKKEPL